The nucleotide sequence GGATACAACCGCTACCGCACACTCCCCAACCGCGAGGATCGCCGGCGGGTCTTCGAGGCCTTTTTCTCAACCCTTGACCGTTTCCGCCGCACATTCGGTACCGAGTTGTACGCCAATGTCAAGCGCGACCTCTTCTATGCCCGGGCACGCCGTTACAGGGACTGCTTGGCCAGCGCCCTGGACGACAATGCTATCCCTTCCGAAGTTTACCACAGCCTGATCAACAACGTCAACAGCAATCTGCCCACCTTCCATCGCTATCTCCGGCTGCGCCAGCGCATGCTCGATCTGGAGCAGCTGGAATACAGTGATCTTTACGCCCCGGTGGTCAAGGGTCCCGAACTCTCCTATTCCTGCCCAGAGGCACGGCAGTTGGTACTCGAAGCCCTTAAACCGCTCGGTCCGGATTACCACGTAGTCCTGCAAAAGGGTTTGAATGCACGCTGGATCGACTTTTATCCGACAACCGGCAAGCGTTCGGGCGCCTATTCGAACGGTTCTGCCTATGATGTTCATCCCTATATCCTGTTGAATTACAATGGCCAGTATAATGACGTCAGCACGCTGGCTCATGAACTCGGGCACGCCCTCCACAGCTATTTCTCGAACAAGGCGCAACCCTATCACCTGGCCGAATATCCCATCTTTGTCGCTGAGGTGGCCAGCACCCTTAATGAAGCGCTGCTCATCGATCATGTGCTCAAGACGGTTCAGGATGATGATCTGCGCCTTTCGCTGCTGATGAGCCGGCTCGATGGCATCAAGGGGACCTTGTTCCGGCAAACCCAGTTCGCGGAATTTGAACTGGCCATTCACGAGGCAGCGGAACGGGGGGAAACCCTGACCGGTGACAGACTGTGCGAACTCTATGGCGCGATTTTCAAAAAATATTACGGCGATGAGGCCGGGATTTGCAAAGTGAACGATTTGTACACCATGGAATGGGCTTTCATCCCTCATTTTTACTACAATTTCTATGTTTATCAGTACTCGACGGCCTTTACGGCATCGACTGCACTTGCACAGAAGATACTGAAGGGAGACGAGGACGCTATCGCCGACTATCTTGCCTTCATCCGATCAGGCGGATCCGCCTATCCGATCGACCTGCTCAAGCGGGCCGGAGTTGATATGACGACCGCGGAACCGTTCTCCCAGGCCATGGCCGCCATGAATGCCACCATGGATGAAATCGACCGGATCCTCGCCAGGCATCCCTGATTCTGGAGCGGCCAGCAAAAAAAAGGCCCCTTTTCAGGGGCCCTGTCTTATATCAGCTTTTTCTCGTATTTAACCTTGCAAACAATCTTGAATTTAATTTTGAAATTCAGCGGAGCCTGGTTGGCGGTTCCGGTGAATTTCATCTGGAAGGAGTGGCCATCGCCGAGCAGTCCGTCTTCCAGCACGTTTTCCCCCGCCTTGTCGTATTCGAGTTCCTTTTCAATCGCAGCCACACTCATCAGATTCACATGACTCATGGAAGCGAGAGTGGTAAAGTCGCTGCCCGCACTGGGTCCAACCGAGAGCACGGCAGAAGTGATCTCCTGGGTATTAGTCCCATTGAAGTAGGTCACGGTATAGGTTACCCGTGTGACGTCGACTGATTTAAGATCGGCTGCGTATTTCTCCAAATCATCGCTGTAGGTGGTGCCATCGATAAGTTCGATCTTGGAGATGGCGGTGCTGTTGTAGTTGACTGTAAACTCTTTTTGCACGGTGACCACAAAATCCCTGGACAATTCACATCCAGCCATCAACGCCACCGCTGCCAGCATAGGGACAAGCATGAACACTCTTTTCATATCGGCTCCAGTTATGGATGAGACCCAGCTCATTTTACTGTAATTGTAGCGGCAGAATAGCGGATTTGCTGAAAAGCCGGAGCTGGCTCAGTGCTGTAATGCCATACCATCAAAGTCGAGGGGCAGCGTGTCTGCGATGCGCTGCTTTGCCCAGTGTCCGAATAACACTACACTTAACGGCGGATAGACCTCTCCAGTATCCCCGATCAAGACAAAATTCTGTTTAAGCCGGATCATGCTGATCTCGTCGCTGTGAAAGCGCACCTCCAGCAATCCGTTGA is from bacterium and encodes:
- the pepF gene encoding oligoendopeptidase F is translated as MKRAEVLCMIVLLCAATAEVQSQTRARAEVALEDTWNLADLYTDTGHWQTAKTSLIASMAAVSQYRGRLGRSAADLLACLEERSKIVREFSRLSTYASLLSDQDTRDSHALAMKQEMDQLGVDLSSRFAFIEPEIAACSAAKIDQFIRKEKGLQTYSFYLHDVLRRKAHKLSEKEEKLIAEAGLMADAAYSSYSIFANAELPYPEVKLSDGTTVLVDQAGYNRYRTLPNREDRRRVFEAFFSTLDRFRRTFGTELYANVKRDLFYARARRYRDCLASALDDNAIPSEVYHSLINNVNSNLPTFHRYLRLRQRMLDLEQLEYSDLYAPVVKGPELSYSCPEARQLVLEALKPLGPDYHVVLQKGLNARWIDFYPTTGKRSGAYSNGSAYDVHPYILLNYNGQYNDVSTLAHELGHALHSYFSNKAQPYHLAEYPIFVAEVASTLNEALLIDHVLKTVQDDDLRLSLLMSRLDGIKGTLFRQTQFAEFELAIHEAAERGETLTGDRLCELYGAIFKKYYGDEAGICKVNDLYTMEWAFIPHFYYNFYVYQYSTAFTASTALAQKILKGDEDAIADYLAFIRSGGSAYPIDLLKRAGVDMTTAEPFSQAMAAMNATMDEIDRILARHP